From a single Osmerus mordax isolate fOsmMor3 chromosome 6, fOsmMor3.pri, whole genome shotgun sequence genomic region:
- the LOC136944152 gene encoding uncharacterized protein isoform X3 produces MATRAAYFSPSEAQILMEAYEEVKDIIKKKGNTATVIKQREKAWQSIADRLNALNMNGPKRTWQQVKIKYKNILQNAVKKNTHRQGTGGGSPKADLTPAEDMALELNKGRPVLEGIPGGKETSIGSSQDATRFIQVSGSTVFLLEPPAQAPDDADPGEGPSAAATAHDGDDDEEETISLDSRRHEDPDAIQWENQPGNISSQAIRKLYGNHLRRQIELADIDIQYKKKKMENLALESEIKKRTIRKLDLEIKKLERELQEDDTADDHLYERYRFSADGISGAFLYSVGDAEQLNKATICRTIRSVCLAIKALADVFISFPGHRRLCDIKEEFYRIAGFPNVIGAVDCTHIRIKAPSGAHEADFVNRKSFHSINVQMVCNADCVISNVVAKWPGSVHDSRIFRASEIYQCLSQGEFSGVLLGDRGYGCQPFLLTPFTDPQEAQQAYNHAHARTRARVEMTFGLLKARFHCLHKLRVSPVRACDITVACAVLHNVACLRKERAPRVPPAMDWDNPAIFPDDDSGRLLRDQYVLNYFS; encoded by the exons atggcaactagagccgcgtacttttccccgtcggaagcacaaatcctcatggaggcatacgaggaggtaaaagatataattaagaagaaaggcaacaccgccacagtgataaagcaaagagaaaaagcgtggcaaagtattgcagaccgcctgaatgc attaaacatgaacgggccaaaacggacatggcagcaggtcaaaatcaaatacaagaacattctgcagaatg cagtgaaaaagaatacccacagacaaggcacgggtggtgggtcaccaaaggctgaccttaccccagcagaggacatggccttggagctaaataaaggcaggcccgtcttagaggggatccctggggggaaagagacgagcataggttcctcccaagatgccacccgcttcattcaag tgtctggcagcactgtgttcctgttagagccaccagcacaagcaccagacgatgctgatcca ggtgaaggccccagtgcagcagcaacagcacatgatggagacgatgatgaggaggagaccatctctctggattccagaaggcatgag gacccagatgctatacagtgggaaaaccagcctggcaacata agctcacaagctatcagaaagttgtatggcaaccacctccggcgccaaatagaactggcagacatagacattcagtacaagaagaaaaagatggaaaatcttgcactggagtccgaaataaaaaagaggacaattaggaaactggaccttgaaataaaaaaacttgagagggag ctccaagaagatgacacag ctgatgaccatctatatgaaagatacaggttttctgcagatggcatcag tggagccttcctgtactcagtgggggatgcagaacagctgaacaaggccacaatttgccgcacaataaggagtgtgtgtctggctatcaaagcattagcagatgtcttcatctccttccctggccacagaagactctgtgacatcaaagaggagttctataggattgcag gtttccccaatgtcattggtgcagtggactgcacacacataaggataaaagccccctcaggtgcccatgaggccgattttgtgaataggaaatcctttcacagcattaatgttcag atggtctgcaatgctgactgtgtgatcagcaatgttgtggcaaaatggcctggctcagtccatgactccagaatctttcgggcctctgaaatctatcagtgcctatcacaag gtgaattctctggtgtgttgctgggagacagggggtatggctgccagccttttctcctgacacctttcacagacccccaggaagcacagcaggcctacaaccatgcccatgccaggaccagggccagagttgaaatgacctttggcctcctgaaggcacgctttcactgccttcacaaattaagggtcagccctgttagggcatgtgatattactgtggcttgtgctgtcctccacaatgtggcctgcctgaggaaggagagggcccccagagtgccaccagccatggactgggacaatccggcaatcttccctgatgacgacagtggtcggctgctgagggaccaatatgtgttgaattattttagttag
- the LOC136944152 gene encoding putative nuclease HARBI1 isoform X2, which translates to MATRAAYFSPSEAQILMEAYEEVKDIIKKKGNTATVIKQREKAWQSIADRLNALNMNGPKRTWQQVKIKYKNILQNAVKKNTHRQGTGGGSPKADLTPAEDMALELNKGRPVLEGIPGGKETSIGSSQDATRFIQVSGSTVFLLEPPAQAPDDADPGEGPSAAATAHDGDDDEEETISLDSRRHEDPDAIQWENQPGNISSQAIRKLYGNHLRRQIELADIDIQYKKKKMENLALESEIKKRTIRKLDLEIKKLERELQEDDTADDHLYERYRFSADGIRYLCRLLGPRIKHRTARSHALSVEQMVCVALRFFASGAFLYSVGDAEQLNKATICRTIRSVCLAIKALADVFISFPGHRRLCDIKEEFYRIAVDCTHIRIKAPSGAHEADFVNRKSFHSINVQMVCNADCVISNVVAKWPGSVHDSRIFRASEIYQCLSQGEFSGVLLGDRGYGCQPFLLTPFTDPQEAQQAYNHAHARTRARVEMTFGLLKARFHCLHKLRVSPVRACDITVACAVLHNVACLRKERAPRVPPAMDWDNPAIFPDDDSGRLLRDQYVLNYFS; encoded by the exons atggcaactagagccgcgtacttttccccgtcggaagcacaaatcctcatggaggcatacgaggaggtaaaagatataattaagaagaaaggcaacaccgccacagtgataaagcaaagagaaaaagcgtggcaaagtattgcagaccgcctgaatgc attaaacatgaacgggccaaaacggacatggcagcaggtcaaaatcaaatacaagaacattctgcagaatg cagtgaaaaagaatacccacagacaaggcacgggtggtgggtcaccaaaggctgaccttaccccagcagaggacatggccttggagctaaataaaggcaggcccgtcttagaggggatccctggggggaaagagacgagcataggttcctcccaagatgccacccgcttcattcaag tgtctggcagcactgtgttcctgttagagccaccagcacaagcaccagacgatgctgatcca ggtgaaggccccagtgcagcagcaacagcacatgatggagacgatgatgaggaggagaccatctctctggattccagaaggcatgag gacccagatgctatacagtgggaaaaccagcctggcaacata agctcacaagctatcagaaagttgtatggcaaccacctccggcgccaaatagaactggcagacatagacattcagtacaagaagaaaaagatggaaaatcttgcactggagtccgaaataaaaaagaggacaattaggaaactggaccttgaaataaaaaaacttgagagggag ctccaagaagatgacacag ctgatgaccatctatatgaaagatacaggttttctgcagatggcatcaggtatctatgcagactactgggtcccaggattaagcaccgcactgcacggagccatgcactgagtgtggagcaaatggtttgtgtggccttgcgcttttttgctagtggagccttcctgtactcagtgggggatgcagaacagctgaacaaggccacaatttgccgcacaataaggagtgtgtgtctggctatcaaagcattagcagatgtcttcatctccttccctggccacagaagactctgtgacatcaaagaggagttctataggattgcag tggactgcacacacataaggataaaagccccctcaggtgcccatgaggccgattttgtgaataggaaatcctttcacagcattaatgttcag atggtctgcaatgctgactgtgtgatcagcaatgttgtggcaaaatggcctggctcagtccatgactccagaatctttcgggcctctgaaatctatcagtgcctatcacaag gtgaattctctggtgtgttgctgggagacagggggtatggctgccagccttttctcctgacacctttcacagacccccaggaagcacagcaggcctacaaccatgcccatgccaggaccagggccagagttgaaatgacctttggcctcctgaaggcacgctttcactgccttcacaaattaagggtcagccctgttagggcatgtgatattactgtggcttgtgctgtcctccacaatgtggcctgcctgaggaaggagagggcccccagagtgccaccagccatggactgggacaatccggcaatcttccctgatgacgacagtggtcggctgctgagggaccaatatgtgttgaattattttagttag
- the LOC136944152 gene encoding putative nuclease HARBI1 isoform X1, translating into MATRAAYFSPSEAQILMEAYEEVKDIIKKKGNTATVIKQREKAWQSIADRLNALNMNGPKRTWQQVKIKYKNILQNAVKKNTHRQGTGGGSPKADLTPAEDMALELNKGRPVLEGIPGGKETSIGSSQDATRFIQVSGSTVFLLEPPAQAPDDADPGEGPSAAATAHDGDDDEEETISLDSRRHEDPDAIQWENQPGNISSQAIRKLYGNHLRRQIELADIDIQYKKKKMENLALESEIKKRTIRKLDLEIKKLERELQEDDTADDHLYERYRFSADGIRYLCRLLGPRIKHRTARSHALSVEQMVCVALRFFASGAFLYSVGDAEQLNKATICRTIRSVCLAIKALADVFISFPGHRRLCDIKEEFYRIAGFPNVIGAVDCTHIRIKAPSGAHEADFVNRKSFHSINVQMVCNADCVISNVVAKWPGSVHDSRIFRASEIYQCLSQGEFSGVLLGDRGYGCQPFLLTPFTDPQEAQQAYNHAHARTRARVEMTFGLLKARFHCLHKLRVSPVRACDITVACAVLHNVACLRKERAPRVPPAMDWDNPAIFPDDDSGRLLRDQYVLNYFS; encoded by the exons atggcaactagagccgcgtacttttccccgtcggaagcacaaatcctcatggaggcatacgaggaggtaaaagatataattaagaagaaaggcaacaccgccacagtgataaagcaaagagaaaaagcgtggcaaagtattgcagaccgcctgaatgc attaaacatgaacgggccaaaacggacatggcagcaggtcaaaatcaaatacaagaacattctgcagaatg cagtgaaaaagaatacccacagacaaggcacgggtggtgggtcaccaaaggctgaccttaccccagcagaggacatggccttggagctaaataaaggcaggcccgtcttagaggggatccctggggggaaagagacgagcataggttcctcccaagatgccacccgcttcattcaag tgtctggcagcactgtgttcctgttagagccaccagcacaagcaccagacgatgctgatcca ggtgaaggccccagtgcagcagcaacagcacatgatggagacgatgatgaggaggagaccatctctctggattccagaaggcatgag gacccagatgctatacagtgggaaaaccagcctggcaacata agctcacaagctatcagaaagttgtatggcaaccacctccggcgccaaatagaactggcagacatagacattcagtacaagaagaaaaagatggaaaatcttgcactggagtccgaaataaaaaagaggacaattaggaaactggaccttgaaataaaaaaacttgagagggag ctccaagaagatgacacag ctgatgaccatctatatgaaagatacaggttttctgcagatggcatcaggtatctatgcagactactgggtcccaggattaagcaccgcactgcacggagccatgcactgagtgtggagcaaatggtttgtgtggccttgcgcttttttgctagtggagccttcctgtactcagtgggggatgcagaacagctgaacaaggccacaatttgccgcacaataaggagtgtgtgtctggctatcaaagcattagcagatgtcttcatctccttccctggccacagaagactctgtgacatcaaagaggagttctataggattgcag gtttccccaatgtcattggtgcagtggactgcacacacataaggataaaagccccctcaggtgcccatgaggccgattttgtgaataggaaatcctttcacagcattaatgttcag atggtctgcaatgctgactgtgtgatcagcaatgttgtggcaaaatggcctggctcagtccatgactccagaatctttcgggcctctgaaatctatcagtgcctatcacaag gtgaattctctggtgtgttgctgggagacagggggtatggctgccagccttttctcctgacacctttcacagacccccaggaagcacagcaggcctacaaccatgcccatgccaggaccagggccagagttgaaatgacctttggcctcctgaaggcacgctttcactgccttcacaaattaagggtcagccctgttagggcatgtgatattactgtggcttgtgctgtcctccacaatgtggcctgcctgaggaaggagagggcccccagagtgccaccagccatggactgggacaatccggcaatcttccctgatgacgacagtggtcggctgctgagggaccaatatgtgttgaattattttagttag